The nucleotide window GTCACCATTCACTTACATATGTGAATGCATATTTGATCAAATAGGTGCTCATTGTACAGAACCACTGCAAGAAACACACAGAAGATATAAATGTGCAGGGTTTACCCTGGCAGGGAGTAATAGAGGACTTGGTGATTTTAGTTGATTGTCCAGGACTGGCATGATCAAAGTAGACCCCGTTCCCTGAGCACTGTAACCGGTTCTCTCATAGGAACCTACTGCATCATAGGTGAAAACACACCCTTTCCCTGTGCAAGTACACAACATATTTTTTTGAGTGTTCATCAAACAAGAAATGTGAGAAAGTAAAGCAACAAATCTTACCCTCGCTGTCAAGCCCACCGAGCACATTGAAGGCGTAATATGGGAAGAAGCGCTTGTAGTACAGGGTATTGGAGAGGAGCTGTGCCATGGCGGGGCAGCTCATCCTTTTATTATGCTGGTGTTGGTATAGCTATATACAAACAAATAAAAGACAATATCGCATCAGTGCTGGTGCAGTTTATGGCGCTTGATATAAAAGAATCGCTTGATATCAACAAAAAGGATGATAGAATGAACATATAAAACAATTTAGACGCTGATAGGAGTTTTAGTTGTTAATTTTACCAATTCTCTAGCAGCTAGGTTCTTGTGCAGAGCCTTAATATCACCTTGAAAGCCAGAAGATGCTAGTACACATTTGTCAGCCCTACACACATAAAGAGAGAATCTTTATTCTTAGGCACTCAGAAGGGAAATCACAACCTAAAAAATACATAACACAGGAATCAAGGTTACAAGCGTCTATGTCACTGTAACCCACTAGCTGCATGTCAGGAGAATGGACGTCATGAGGTAAGCATAGATGCAATCACACCCCCAACAAACCATTTGGCGGTCCTAACCTCACCCCTTCTCTTGTTTTCTTCGCCACCTTTGGGCTCATCGGTCCGCTACGCGTTTAACTGCACACATATGGCCTATACAGTGTACCAGGGCTCTGCTTCATGCTTAAGAGCGCCTAGGGaagcatcaacaacaacaacaacaacaaagcctttaagtcccaaacaagttggggtaggctagagttgaaacccagcagaagcaatcaaggttcaggcacgtgaatagctgtcttccaagcactcctatctaaggctaagtctttgggtatattccatcctttcaagtctccttttattggcATCtaatgactttttttttttttgcaaacactGACAAAAATGGTGCTCCCACCATTCCAAATTGCAGATATTTCTGGCTTTTCTACATAcgtagcttttactatgtatctagagaaaatgtatatctaggtgcatagcaaaagctatgtacctagaaaagccaaaatgacttacaatttggaatggagggagtagatgaTAACCATCTTTCTCATAAAGTACAGAATAATCAAAGAAAGCTTAGCAACCTCAACGCAATAGTGACAATACTGGTGAACAAAACAGAATTGAGTTAGACTATATGCACCACTGACTTTCATTAAGGTTTTTGTTGTGCGTCTATGGGCATTCAAGCAAAGGACAAACAAGTTTGCAGAGCAAAAACCTTTAAATTGAAAAGTATTGGGTTATAATCAACAATAGCCATCAGACGCTCTTCCACACCACAAAGTTTTAGCAAAAGAGGCTAACCCTAAAACTGAGCATACAAACAAAGATCCCAAACATCTTTAGATTGATCGTTCGTAAGCCATATGTATATCAGTAGCAATACAAACCAGTATGTAGGTGTACATTTAACATTATCCAACAACACTGACAAAATAAGCGTGGTACATCAAACCAAAGCCTGCCAAAAACAAATTATACGCAAATAGGACAACTGAACTGCATTTTATGAACAACTGAACTGCATCTTATGAACAAATGTTAACAAAAAGACTGTTTGAAGAGGTGACAGCGAGGCTCACTGTGAACCATTTTTTCCACAACAGGGCACGCCCGAATTTCATTACCACTAATTAAGCATATCAATACCATATGTTGTGGGCCCAAGAGAATTCTATATACTTAACAGCCACAAAAGCAACGATAAAACAAACCCCCTAGAATGTAGAGGGCTCCATTACTTCTAGAACCAAACAACTTCACTGCCTGGAAACAGCACCAGCAAACCACACAATTGGAAGCTATTCTCATTGTAAATCTTGAGGAGACAAATCGGTCAAATCCAAGCAATTCGACCAATATATAAGTAAACCTAAATGTCAAGCTTACATCTCCCTTCGCTAATGATGTGTTAATGAATTGCTCATCTGCCAAAACCAGAAGTTTGTTTAGCAAGGAATGTCACCTTTCTTATGAAGAAAGCAGCATCTAACATACTGTTCTATGACGATCTAGTCATCTGAATGAAAGAGCAAACACAGGACATAAAGCTAGGACTAGGAAAATGAACCACATGTAACCCAGTAGCAAGCCAGTCAAACATTATCGTTCACAAAGAGCATACTGAATTAACTAGCCATTAACGAAAAACTACCAGGCAAACGGGGAAAAAACTTACAAAATGTAAGATATTTCCCATTAATTTCGGACCCAATCCTCCAAACACCAAACCCTAGCTAAATCCACCAGCGGCAGCACCAAATCCTGCTACGAATCCAGCCCTACCACCCAAATATTTGAGCCCACGCCACACCAAAATCCCACTCGTGTCTCCCAATCCACAAACCCTAAAGCCAAGACGGCCAGATCGAAGCACGTGACTGGGttcagggactcacaggtcgcAGATCTTGGAGTGGTCGCGCGTGAGGATGCTGTATCCGACAGATAGGCGGGTGTCCGCCGCGACTACACAGTAATCGGCGCCGGCGATGGCCACGCAGGTCCTGCAGGACCAAACAGACCCTCGTTAGAGAACACATGGATACGGCCAGCAGGCGAGGTGGGAAGGCGGCAGGGAGCCTACCCGCCATTGTTCTCGTAGACCCAGTCGCCGCGCCTCGACATGGCGGTGGTCGGAGTGGGTTCGCTGCGCGGGTTGCTGGTAGTGGAGTCACCGGAGTTGGAAACACGGAACGGAACGCGAAGTGGAGGAGCAGCGGCGCCGCCTTGCATTTTGTTTCTCGAGACTTTTACATGTATCCTATtaaaaaaagtttgtaattacataCAAGTTATTAAAAAAATTAATCGCACATAAGTGCtatcgttctgaacttctttaCTCTCTAAGCCATTCTATTCATTTTTCTACTTAATGGTGTCAAACAGATAGGtgaaatgaccattttacccTATGGTGGGCTCCGTTTGTCAGCCACGCGCTCGAGCGAGGTGCAGGCGCGCCTCCCACGCCGCCgcggccaagaagaagaagatggcggggagctgcAGCGGCGGCACGAGCCCCGACAGCGACGTCGAGGGCCCCAGCGTGTAGGGAGGCGGCCTCATCCCCAACGGCGGTGGCGAGAGCCAGGAGACGGCGTGCGTGGAGCTGCCGCAGCTGGTCCTTGCCGTGGATCTAACGCAGCGCGCGTGGAGGTGACGCGAGGAGGTCCGCCCCGGCCTTCTCGACCCCGGACAACCGGTcctcgggcgagctccgccccggacAGTCTGCCtctggcgcgggcgcgggcgagctccgccccggacAGCCGTCGCGAGCGCGGGTGCGGGGGAGCTCTACCCCGGCCAGCCGCGGgcgcgcgcgggcgagctccgtcCCGGCCAGCCGCTGCGGGCgagggcgcgggcgagctccgccgagGGCACGCGCGGAGCAGAGAGATGAGGTCGAGTTTGAGAGAGATGATAGGGATGAGATAGGTATTATGGACGTTTTGACTAACCAGACCCACTTGTCAGGACTCTCAAACGGTGAAAAACAAACAGAACACCGACagaatggcttggagagcaaagaagttcagaacgatggcACTCGTGTACGGTCAATTTTTTTAATGTCTCAtatgtaattacaaacttttttaatgacaTATAAAAGCCTCTTTTTTCTTCCACCTTGATCTTTTCTGGGCCGTGGTCCGTGGGCCGAGGTGGTCATCGAATCGATGGGGGCACACGTGCTGCCGTCGCTGttcatggcggcggcggccgtcaCAGTGGAAGGCTCGACGACGGACAACATCCAACCGCTGTCCACGCTGAAGATGCAGGCCGCGCAGGTGGCGATGGACTCCGCCGCCGTCATCCACGCCTCCCCCGATGTGCTCGGCAAGGACGTGAGTACACTGTACACGCGCACGCCATGCGCGGTGTTTGACGCGCGAGGCCTCGCtcatcactgttcttctcctGTATGTCCGGCATGCAGGGGGAGGACTCAGCATGGGTGACCGTCAACTTCACCGCGCCGGCGCCTTCCGATGGCCACTGGGTCGCGCTCTTCTCGCCTGCCGACTTCGGGTACGTAATACGCTTGTTCTTTCACCTAAAAATCCTGATGGAGTTTAACCATGGTCAGGTCCCACTGACCTTGGCTGATGCCGTATTTGGTGCAGTACATGTTTGCCAACATCTCGCCTAGCTTCATGAGCTCCGGTGGCGGTAACATGAGCTTCCTGGTGATCAACCAGCGGTCCGACTATACGCCTTCGGTCTGTTTTCCGGTGGCAAGGACAACGTGAGCTCACTTCTAGTCACTACAATACAGACATAATACAAGGAAATTGAACACTGCATATTTGAATATGATCTATCTCGGATTGCACCCTTGGAGCGATGAATGTGCTGctcctgctgttgctgctgctaatTAAATATCTGATACATCTACCCTTTTATTAATTGCAGCCTAAACTCATTGCGGTTTCAAACAAGATCTCCTTCGCGAACCCAAAAGCTCCTGTGTTTCCACGCCTATCTCAAGGCAAAGAATGGAACGAGGTGGGCTTACTTAACGTTAATTAACACACACTCTGTATATGCTACAAACAATTGTATAGCACAACTTTTTTTCTTGTTTGAAAAAAGGTCGTGCACGTAACCACCGTTTTTGGTGATGTGATCGTGTGATTTCCATGCGACGCAGATGACTGTAACATGGACAAGCGGGTACAATATCAACGAAGCGTATCCTTTTGCGGAGTGGAAGATGATGGGAGAGGAGAGCTCGAAACGGACACCTGCTGGAACCCTCACCCATTGGCGgatcaggggggggggggggggggctagggggctgcagcccccctcgTGAGCCTTAATTCCTCGTTAAATTACTGTAGCATCAAGCATAAATCATAACTAAATCTTTATTATCAATCAACATGTCCATTACTTAGCCCCCTCCTTGATCCCATCCTGAATCCGCCACTGCCCTCACCTACACGCGGAGGCACTTGTGTGGTATAATTAAATGCTTTATTCCTTTCAAGATATCGTTTATTCTATTGATCGGAAAAAGTTATCGTTTACTCTGAGTTAATTTTCTCTGATTTTGACTTGAGTCATAGGAAAAAAAAACTTATAACATCTAGAAGTTCAAAATAAATGCACTACCACGATATATTTAATGGAGAACTTAATAGATTTAATTTGATATATTGTAGATGTTACACCGTTAAAAAAAGTTTAACGGAATCGAAATGGAGTGAGTATAAACTTCTCTTTGAAAATGAAATCATTCCATTCAAGTTGTGTGAAAAAATAGTGTCTTGTAAAGATAAAAGGTAAGCAATATTATCAGTAAAAGTAGACTTGCTTATATGCACGTTAATTTACATTCAGATTGAATGCTGGATGGTTTTAAGTGGTGTATGTTTTACTGAGACAAAATGAAAATCTGCAGGTAAACCAGCAAATGCAGAAGGATACAGAGACCCTGGCTTCATCCACACAGCCTTCTTGAAGGACCTGTGGCCGAACAGAGAGTATGGCCAAGCTAAAAGTGCATTCCCTTTAATTTGTTGCGCGTACTACTACATATTAAAGGAGTGGTTTTGGTAGTTGAAACACTGTGCCCGGGGGGCGTTCCGCTGCTCACAATTTCAACCGGACTTCACTGTGTATGGACGAAAAATACTGTTGACGATCCTAcaaatttctctatattcattcaGGTTGCTTTAAATTCCTCCTAGTAAATAGGGCCATGCGTATTCGTATCATATTGAGCACGAGCTACCAGACGGAACTGTGGTGTGGGGCAAGTCGTCCACCTTCCGTGCGTCGCCTTTCCCTGGCCAGGACTCGCTGCAGCGCGTCGTGGTCTTCGGTGACATGGGACTCATAGGGGTTCTGACCAAACTTTTGCAGATTTTTACTTAGTGCATGTTTGGTTcgtctagtagctactaaatttagtagtttttagtcattttagtaactttttaaccaaacgttatgactaaaagctactaaaagagcTTTAGTCCTCTCTggtaactctggagttactaaaagtgactaaactgCTTAGTAgatactaaagtttagtagctcgaaccaaacacccctaagtGACAATACAACACAACAGGTGTACGTACAGTAGATGACAATGCATACACATTTTTACTTGGCAGGGGCAAAGAGACGGGACTAGTGAACTCGCCGGCTTCCAACCCGGTGCGCAGGTGACCACCGACCGGCTGATCAAGGACCTGCCCAACTACGACGCCGTCTTCCACATTGACCAGTCGCCCCTGAAGCTAAACGGCGTTTATTTGTGCACCGTGTGCAGCGGCAACCACGAGAGAACTTACCATGACACGGGGGGCTTCTACAACGGCAACGACTCCCACGGCGAGTGCGGGGTGCCGGCGGAGACCTACTTCTACGTGCCGGCGGAGAACCGGAGCAAGTTCTGGTAAGCGGCGGACCACGGCATGTTCCGGTGCTGCGTCGGCGACACGGAGCACGACTGGCGGCCGGGGTCGGAACAGCACGCGTTCCTGGACCGGTGCTTCGCGTCGGCGGACCGGAGGCACCAGCCGTGGCTGGTGTTCGCGGCGCACCGCCCGCTGGGCTACGCCTCCAACGACTACTACGACACGGAGGGGTCCTTCTCGGAGCCCATGGGGCGGACCCAGCAGGGCCTGTGGCAGAAGCACCGCGTCGACCTCGCCATCTACGGCCACGTCCACAACTACGAGTGCACCTGCCCCGTGTACGAGAACACGTGCATGGACGACGGGGACGGCAGCAAGAAGGACAAGAGCAGCTACTCGGGCACCATGGGCGGGACCATCCACGTCGCGGCCGGCACGGGCGGCACCAGGCTGCGGGACTACTCCGCGGGGCCGCTGCCGCAGTGGagcgtggtccgggacaagagcTTCGGCTACGTGAAGCTCACGGCGACGTAGAAGTTTATAAATCAAGATATCTTATGTTTAATCAAGTTTATAAGGAAAATTATTAATATTAGAGTAACTCCAACATATATGCTCCACTAGGCTATATTTAGATTTGAGTAAATTACACGGCCGGTTCTCAAAGTATTGGGAGGGTTTCATCTAGGTCTCCAAACTACGAAATCGCATGTTTGGCTCTCTAATGTATTCAAGTGATCTCATCCTCGTCCAAGTTAGACACGAGGAGTGTTAGAAGCTGATGTGGTCGTCCATGTGGACATGATTTGGCGCGCCGTGGAGCTGCTGGCGCACGGAGCCGGAGGAGGACGCcggctgtcgacgaaatatggtcggcagtctacctaggggtatgcccaaggcagtagattgtcggcagacagatgcgcaagccacaaacaagatggtgacgcaagacagacacgaggttttatccaggttcggccgccaagaaggcgtaatacctacgtcttgcatctgattgtattgatgtatgtcaatgagagatgttttttagaggggtcccctgcccgccttatatagtccagggggcagggttacagatctagaaactaatcctagccagttacaattgtcataggtggccgaataaggatttctattctaaccgaccaggatcttgcttgatctccaaatctgtcttgactccttgcgcgggactccgaacaggttggccgggtcgcgcgtcgtcttttagtggaccggacctcctgatccaggccggcccaagcctagccgtaagggtataggggttaatacccccatagctagtctccgagcactatgtattatgctgcgacacgccgttcgatctccttcgactaatgcgatccgtcttcatgtcatctccaactgattgaaacattgaccgaTCAAATGCGTCAGCATTCTGATCAGAACAGAGAGCtgtagaccacgattataaccgaagatttcggttgtccgaagaatgcatggtgctcttaaagaaaaaagaaaaagatttctttccttatcaagtgtgcccacttgtatttctgataagaaatgtaagtgacatTGAACAGTAGTAACtctggcaatcagtcaaagcgtaggggttgataaaataaacacattcaccgcaaggtgaagtgtgcccatttagtccccgagcctggtagtaggtgacgtaggcacgtggtgctaaggtctaaaaaagaatttccactgaagctAAGAATCCAACCGTCGTACAATCTTTACGAGATGCACCGCcaagtgcatcgtaccgatgtagtccccgagcttactggaaagcgtagtataagccttgtagcaaggtcaaaataaatgcctctcgactgtatgtgagtacacatcacatgtagccgaggagagcagtcgccgagcagtggtcggagcagtccccaagcacagtagtggtctagacagtccccgagcacggtagtggtcggaacagtcctcgagcacggtagtggtcggaacagtcctcgagcacggtaatggtctgggtagtccccgagcacgatagtggtctgggcagtccccgagcacgaaacATGCGGCGAAGaaacaaatgccacttgtactattatttggtgtatttatttatcttcttactctgtcaagtccaatctgacacgtctggtcaaaaaagtagacgggtatagcacgtcatactgccttcttgtcctttaaagcaaacagtcacttggcacctgtatggaggtgcgtcagtgtgggccctctcacactggcaacgaagaggtgcatatattggcatagatctcgaggttgtgaaaacaaccgtctacagcgcatgcgcacgtctcccaagaatattgggcagacgaaacggcggaactcttggttatttataaaacagaactggtaagttacttttttccggtccccattaccattcgccgccgtagccttcttcttcctcttgccaaccctaacacCTCGAAATCATCTCCAATCACCCCCCACCGTATCCACTTCCATCAGTaagggcggattcatggcgaagagtgacgcccagaagaaaaccagagtcatggcgaaggagtggtggaagtcaagaagcaatgagcagaccatcgaggacatTGTCATCACcgttgattttttctccataatttattattttatacatcatgtattatcattctacatatttatattgcaggaatttcgaggtatgctcggggacttcgtcgctcgcttcttgacctacgctcggggactgcctcgatcactctccgaccacagctcggggacttcgtcgctcgctccttgacctatgctcgaggactgtctcgatcactcttcgaccacagctcggggacttcgtcgctcactcctcgacctatgctcggggactgcctcgaccactctccgaccacggctcgaggactttgcgtctcgactacatgtgactggcaactcgcatacagttgggatattctttctcatttagaccttgctacaaggctcataccttgccttccagcaagctcggggactacatcggtatgatgcacctgccggtgcatctcgtatcgcctatacgacgattggattctcaacttaactgggaattctttttagaccctggcaccacgtgcctatgtcacctactaccaggctcggggactaagtgggcacacttcaccttacggtgaatgtgcttgtttttcgaccactacgcctctgatgatcaaagatgctatgcttcaagacgcacttacatttctttccagaaatacaagtgggcacacttcccaggacagaaatctttttctttcttcttaagagcaccatacattctttggacaacctacttctctggcgacaactgtggtcggagat belongs to Miscanthus floridulus cultivar M001 chromosome 4, ASM1932011v1, whole genome shotgun sequence and includes:
- the LOC136552082 gene encoding proteasome subunit beta type-1-like — translated: MQGGAAAPPLRVPFRVSNSGDSTTSNPRSEPTPTTAMSRRGDWVYENNGGTCVAIAGADYCVVAADTRLSVGYSILTRDHSKICDLADKCVLASSGFQGDIKALHKNLAARELLYQHQHNKRMSCPAMAQLLSNTLYYKRFFPYYAFNVLGGLDSEGKGCVFTYDAVGSYERTGYSAQGTGSTLIMPVLDNQLKSPSPLLLPARDAVTPLSESEAIDLVKDVFASATERDIYTGDKLEIVVINKAGTKREYIELRKD